From the Burkholderia sp. GAS332 genome, one window contains:
- a CDS encoding Transcriptional regulator, AbiEi antitoxin, Type IV TA system, translating into MSDASARIMSLVTAAGPAVVWVPTDFAHLGSRDVIDKTLQRLVTSGNLRRIDRGLYDLPAVNRLTRRSTVPDYRAVIDALARRDQLRLLVDGMTAANDLGLTDAVPARVTIHTDARRRSIQLDNLLIDFKQTAPSRLYWAGRPAMRVVQALHWLKDTLSGDADRIRHRLHNVLTDPKHGPAIIKDLIQGFSHLPIWMQTFLRTVPGFNPSVEDTDIPRPSKNLAETCSSPLKSHPARGSR; encoded by the coding sequence ATGTCAGACGCCAGCGCCCGCATCATGTCGCTTGTCACCGCCGCCGGGCCCGCCGTCGTCTGGGTGCCCACGGATTTCGCTCATCTTGGCTCGCGCGATGTGATCGACAAGACTTTGCAGCGACTCGTCACCAGCGGAAATCTGCGTCGAATTGATCGGGGCCTCTATGATCTGCCAGCGGTCAACCGCCTGACGAGGCGTTCGACAGTGCCCGACTACCGTGCCGTGATCGATGCCCTCGCCCGGCGCGATCAATTGCGGCTCCTTGTCGATGGCATGACGGCTGCCAACGATCTTGGCCTGACTGACGCAGTACCGGCGCGAGTCACCATCCATACCGATGCGCGACGCCGCTCGATTCAACTGGACAATCTTCTGATCGACTTCAAGCAGACAGCGCCCAGCCGTCTTTACTGGGCAGGGCGGCCCGCCATGCGTGTAGTGCAGGCTCTGCACTGGCTCAAAGACACACTGTCGGGGGACGCAGATCGGATTCGTCACCGCCTCCACAATGTACTGACAGACCCAAAGCACGGGCCCGCAATTATCAAGGACCTGATCCAGGGATTTTCGCACCTGCCGATCTGGATGCAGACGTTTCTGCGCACCGTCCCTGGATTCAACCCGAGCGTCGAGGACACGGATATTCCGCGCCCGTCGAAAAACCTCGCGGAGACTTGCTCATCGCCACTCAAAAGCCACCCTGCACGGGGCTCACGATGA
- a CDS encoding toxin CcdB, translating into MARFDLYANPDIETRKLAPYLLDVQSTHVGILPTRIVIPLRPARHLGFSGKPSDLLPVFEVHGEECFLDTPAMSAVPLKALGKCIGSLSDRREAILAALDRIFGAY; encoded by the coding sequence ATGGCCCGATTTGATCTTTACGCCAACCCCGACATTGAGACGCGCAAACTTGCCCCGTACCTGCTCGACGTACAAAGCACTCACGTCGGTATTTTGCCGACGCGCATTGTGATTCCCCTGCGACCTGCCCGACATCTTGGCTTCTCCGGCAAACCATCCGATCTGCTTCCTGTTTTCGAAGTCCACGGCGAAGAATGTTTCCTTGATACGCCTGCCATGAGCGCGGTCCCGTTAAAGGCTCTCGGCAAGTGCATTGGTTCCCTTTCAGATCGACGCGAGGCCATTCTTGCGGCGCTCGACCGGATCTTCGGCGCATACTGA
- a CDS encoding antitoxin CcdA, with protein sequence MGKALEARPRKSTNVTLPPEVLERAKQLGINLSRASERGVREEIQEVEARRWADDNAELVTAYTTMVDRDGLPLAKYRTF encoded by the coding sequence ATGGGCAAAGCACTCGAAGCTAGACCGCGCAAATCGACCAACGTCACCTTGCCTCCCGAGGTGCTGGAGCGCGCCAAACAGCTTGGCATTAATCTTTCGCGCGCGAGCGAACGGGGTGTACGCGAAGAAATCCAGGAAGTCGAGGCTCGGCGGTGGGCCGATGATAACGCCGAATTGGTCACCGCCTACACGACGATGGTCGATCGCGACGGGCTTCCGCTCGCGAAATACAGGACGTTTTAA
- a CDS encoding putative addiction module antidote protein, CC2985 family (manually curated) encodes MSITLTNEMAEFVRDKVARGDYASHSEVLRDALRVTRERDRAVEAWLRDQVVPAAQALRDCPERALSAGQLRAELMKSRYVADKLEGSVRARSPRPVAGTRQS; translated from the coding sequence ATGAGTATTACGCTAACCAATGAAATGGCGGAATTTGTCCGCGACAAGGTTGCTCGTGGCGACTACGCATCCCACAGCGAAGTGCTTCGAGATGCGCTCCGGGTAACTCGTGAGCGGGATCGGGCAGTCGAAGCATGGTTGCGCGATCAGGTTGTTCCTGCTGCGCAAGCACTTCGGGACTGCCCCGAGAGAGCGCTGTCTGCCGGTCAGCTGCGCGCTGAGCTCATGAAATCCCGGTACGTGGCGGATAAATTGGAAGGTTCAGTTCGCGCCCGAAGCCCTCGGCCAGTTGCGGGCACTCGTCAGAGCTGA
- a CDS encoding Predicted nuclease of restriction endonuclease-like (RecB) superfamily, DUF1016 family has protein sequence MTKDPDTPVWAEDYRHWLAELKQRVERARQRAAASVNRELVALYWQIGRDIIDRQQKQGWGAGVVDRLARDLKAAFPDMRGFSPRNLKYMRALAQAFPQPEFVQQPVAQLPWSHVVTLLDKLDNPAQRLWYAEKSLEHGWSRSVLTMQIETAAHARTGKAVTNFADRLPPAQSDLARDVLKDPYIFDFLGLTESAQERDIERALTQHITRFLLELGAGFAFVGRQYRLEVGGDEFFLDLLFYHLKLRCYVVVELKTTPFKPEYAGQLNFYLSAVDAQVKTQEDQPTIGLLLCKEKNRLVAEYALRGIAKPMGVSEYQLMREVPESFETDLPTIDQIEAELRPDLPDPTT, from the coding sequence ATGACCAAAGATCCGGATACTCCCGTGTGGGCTGAGGACTATCGTCACTGGCTTGCCGAACTCAAGCAGCGCGTCGAGCGCGCGCGGCAGCGCGCGGCGGCCAGCGTCAATCGCGAACTGGTCGCACTGTACTGGCAGATCGGCCGCGACATTATTGACAGGCAGCAGAAACAAGGCTGGGGCGCGGGCGTTGTCGACCGGCTGGCGCGCGATCTCAAGGCGGCATTTCCCGACATGCGCGGCTTCTCGCCGCGCAACCTCAAGTACATGCGTGCGCTCGCGCAAGCCTTTCCGCAGCCGGAATTTGTGCAACAACCCGTTGCACAATTACCGTGGTCGCACGTAGTGACGCTGCTCGACAAGCTGGACAACCCCGCGCAGCGGCTTTGGTATGCGGAAAAATCGCTTGAGCACGGCTGGTCACGCAGTGTGCTGACCATGCAGATCGAGACGGCCGCCCATGCTCGTACCGGCAAGGCCGTGACAAATTTCGCCGACCGGCTGCCGCCAGCGCAATCGGATCTCGCACGCGACGTACTCAAGGATCCTTATATCTTCGACTTCCTTGGCCTGACTGAGAGCGCACAGGAGCGTGACATCGAGCGTGCGCTCACCCAGCACATCACGCGTTTCCTGCTCGAACTGGGTGCAGGGTTCGCTTTCGTAGGGCGCCAGTACCGGCTGGAGGTAGGTGGTGACGAGTTTTTTCTCGATTTGCTTTTCTACCATCTCAAGCTGCGTTGCTATGTCGTTGTCGAACTGAAAACGACGCCGTTCAAGCCCGAGTACGCGGGCCAGTTGAACTTCTACCTTTCTGCTGTCGATGCGCAGGTCAAGACGCAGGAGGACCAGCCGACCATCGGTCTGCTGCTGTGCAAGGAAAAGAACCGGCTCGTGGCGGAATACGCGCTGCGCGGCATAGCCAAGCCGATGGGTGTGTCCGAGTATCAGCTCATGCGCGAGGTACCGGAGTCATTTGAGACGGACTTGCCCACCATTGACCAGATTGAGGCGGAATTACGCCCCGATCTTCCGGACCCTACTACGTAG
- a CDS encoding Piwi domain-containing protein, which translates to MGRQLQLNFTPLWVRGDAIRLQTLPFKDAQQFRDLRDEYRTHYAVTRRSDQIVALPLALGAAPISEENVVSVAEHASLVRPLLEQRLVTLLSSNRRLVARYNPITTVGRTLPTGFIEADRHLHLQSRVLIAIRSLKLPDSEPLGLLWDIEIQKTCATSLAVLHEQGVRLDGLTVERLVPIEDVRMLPYRRLVGRVGAITDGHARMSERFQNVEELLPLDELYLEASPENLRHLLQHFTRNASGRVLGKIDEIVFENSRGRARMEHIARISDWLRGLGEIELQEGLSVGIGNLLSEKDAPNFPRFTEATTPTYVFDAGTLKSESRAAVGLSKFGPYSRHVFTPTRPNVCVICDRARRGQFELFLRKFRDGLSVDGKSLPFGRGFLGIYGLQDITLTFVEADAFTADAYHAAASKAVRMGADGAPWHLALVQTERDSRQLTPQKNPYLVAKAAFLSNQIPTQFVAFETFSMAPASLAYTLSNLALAVYAKLGGIPWLIKSDKGIAHEVVIGLGSAAIGESRFSRKERIVGITSVFRGDGGYLLSNLSNAVPMSKYGEALTESLQATLQRVRNEMNWIKGDSVRVIVHAFKPMRNTEVESVKAALKEFSEFDLQFAFLHVKQDHPYLLFDDDSVGTKGRGEKTPVRGLFAELGHNETLLTLTGPQQLKRPTDGLPKPLLLSLHRDSTFTDIIYLTKQVYWFSNHSWRSFLPAAMPVTIYYSDLVAGLLGRLDRLGSRWSPSVMLGKIGTTRWFL; encoded by the coding sequence ATGGGACGACAGCTGCAGCTCAATTTCACGCCGCTGTGGGTGCGCGGTGATGCCATTCGGCTGCAGACCTTGCCTTTCAAGGACGCGCAGCAGTTCCGAGATCTGCGTGACGAGTACCGCACGCACTACGCCGTGACCCGTCGCTCGGATCAGATCGTGGCGCTGCCGCTTGCCTTGGGCGCCGCGCCCATTAGCGAGGAGAACGTTGTTTCGGTGGCCGAGCATGCCTCGCTCGTCCGTCCGCTGCTCGAGCAGCGTCTCGTGACCTTGCTTAGCTCCAATCGGCGATTGGTGGCGCGCTATAACCCGATTACCACGGTAGGGCGCACCTTGCCGACGGGCTTCATTGAGGCCGACAGGCATCTTCATCTGCAGTCGCGCGTCTTGATCGCGATCCGGTCATTAAAGCTGCCAGACTCAGAACCACTCGGTCTTTTGTGGGACATCGAGATACAGAAGACCTGCGCAACAAGCCTTGCCGTCTTGCATGAGCAGGGCGTTCGACTGGATGGGTTGACGGTTGAGCGCTTGGTGCCGATCGAAGATGTGCGCATGCTGCCTTATCGCCGGCTGGTGGGTCGAGTCGGCGCCATCACGGACGGCCACGCACGCATGTCCGAGCGTTTTCAAAATGTGGAGGAGTTACTTCCACTCGATGAGCTGTATCTGGAGGCCTCACCTGAGAATCTTCGGCACCTGCTGCAGCACTTCACGCGGAACGCGTCGGGCAGGGTGTTGGGCAAGATCGATGAGATCGTGTTCGAGAACAGCAGAGGGCGCGCGCGCATGGAGCACATTGCCCGCATTTCGGACTGGCTTCGTGGCCTCGGCGAGATCGAACTGCAGGAGGGTCTCAGCGTTGGCATCGGCAACCTGCTGAGCGAGAAAGATGCGCCGAACTTTCCTCGTTTCACGGAGGCCACGACGCCGACCTATGTTTTCGACGCCGGCACGCTCAAGTCGGAGTCGCGTGCAGCGGTCGGTCTAAGCAAGTTCGGTCCCTACAGCCGGCACGTCTTCACGCCCACGCGACCGAATGTCTGTGTGATCTGCGACCGCGCGCGGCGTGGCCAATTTGAACTTTTCCTTCGAAAGTTTCGAGATGGTTTATCGGTCGATGGTAAGTCATTGCCATTCGGGCGAGGATTTCTCGGCATTTACGGACTGCAGGACATCACCCTGACCTTCGTGGAGGCGGATGCCTTCACGGCCGACGCCTACCATGCGGCTGCTTCCAAAGCAGTTCGGATGGGCGCCGACGGCGCGCCCTGGCATCTGGCCTTGGTGCAGACCGAGCGGGACTCGCGACAGTTGACGCCGCAGAAGAATCCGTATCTGGTGGCCAAGGCGGCGTTTCTCTCCAATCAAATCCCCACGCAGTTCGTCGCGTTCGAGACGTTCTCGATGGCGCCGGCCAGTCTCGCCTATACCCTCAGCAATCTTGCCCTTGCGGTCTACGCCAAGCTCGGCGGCATTCCGTGGCTGATCAAGTCGGACAAGGGCATCGCACATGAGGTGGTCATCGGCCTGGGCAGCGCTGCGATTGGCGAATCCCGCTTTTCCAGGAAAGAAAGAATCGTGGGCATTACCAGCGTCTTTCGCGGCGACGGCGGCTATCTGCTGTCGAATCTGTCGAATGCCGTACCCATGTCGAAGTACGGCGAAGCCCTGACCGAATCATTGCAGGCAACCCTTCAGCGCGTGCGCAACGAGATGAACTGGATCAAGGGCGATTCAGTACGTGTGATCGTTCATGCGTTCAAGCCGATGCGCAATACGGAGGTCGAATCGGTCAAGGCGGCGTTGAAGGAGTTCTCTGAATTCGATCTGCAGTTCGCCTTCCTGCATGTCAAACAGGACCATCCGTATCTGCTGTTCGACGATGACTCCGTCGGGACCAAGGGCAGGGGAGAGAAGACGCCAGTTCGAGGCCTCTTTGCGGAACTCGGACACAACGAGACGTTGTTGACGTTGACGGGGCCGCAGCAGCTCAAGCGTCCGACGGATGGGTTGCCCAAACCGCTGCTGCTAAGCCTGCATCGCGATTCGACGTTCACGGACATCATCTATCTAACCAAGCAGGTGTATTGGTTTTCGAACCATTCTTGGCGCAGCTTCCTGCCGGCGGCGATGCCGGTCACCATCTACTACTCCGACCTTGTCGCGGGCCTCTTAGGGCGGCTTGACCGTTTGGGTAGCCGGTGGAGTCCGAGTGTGATGCTGGGCAAGATCGGCACAACGCGGTGGTTTCTGTGA
- a CDS encoding Trypsin-like peptidase domain-containing protein, with protein MDLLALFQSYKPALVRVTVKTPAGDLSTGTAFHIGDGWLVTAAHVLRDGVVQEVVSEQLSEPLNVRSVIFNNDDRIDLALMKTDLDLSHYLYKTTIFGSPKGFVQTDHIEIGGHLDDWLGDELVLSKVLLMGYPPIPFSQRAVLLASEGEVNAVVDKYSGPHPHFIISCPARGGFSGGPVLSEYGFLLGVLVEALVMKGKDAETGYSSAISIEPLLVMLHDNGIYPGKNRQIIEALVGGIDNGFGKPSWRMRWTWFIGTSIRKIRMLVRHNKRM; from the coding sequence ATGGACCTGCTGGCACTATTCCAAAGTTACAAGCCAGCGCTGGTACGTGTCACGGTGAAGACGCCGGCCGGTGATTTGAGTACCGGCACTGCCTTCCACATCGGTGACGGCTGGCTGGTCACGGCGGCCCATGTGTTGCGGGATGGTGTCGTGCAGGAAGTGGTGTCCGAACAGCTTTCAGAGCCGCTAAACGTGCGATCGGTGATCTTCAACAACGACGATCGGATCGACCTGGCCTTAATGAAGACCGATTTGGATCTGTCGCACTACCTGTACAAGACGACGATTTTTGGCTCGCCGAAAGGCTTTGTACAGACGGACCATATCGAAATCGGTGGGCACTTGGACGACTGGCTCGGCGATGAGTTGGTGCTGTCGAAAGTGCTGCTCATGGGATATCCGCCGATTCCGTTCTCGCAGAGAGCCGTTCTCCTGGCCTCGGAGGGCGAGGTCAATGCAGTGGTGGACAAATACAGCGGGCCGCACCCGCATTTCATCATTTCGTGTCCTGCCAGGGGGGGTTTTAGCGGTGGCCCCGTGTTGAGTGAATATGGCTTTTTGCTGGGAGTGCTCGTTGAAGCGCTCGTGATGAAGGGCAAGGATGCCGAGACCGGCTATTCGAGCGCCATCTCGATCGAGCCGCTGCTGGTCATGTTGCACGACAACGGCATCTACCCTGGCAAGAACCGCCAGATCATTGAAGCGCTAGTTGGTGGCATCGACAACGGTTTCGGAAAGCCGTCCTGGCGGATGCGTTGGACCTGGTTTATCGGTACATCAATCAGAAAAATCCGGATGCTGGTCCGGCACAACAAAAGGATGTAA
- a CDS encoding DNA processing protein, which yields MNDIDAVLSDKPISPSREMAAYEALWAHQKATFKTIADCFRDSPNAMPSELVSEEEIDAALLQVRDKIAHANIHDFGVRVHGSEDYPDRLRDAAHPVELLYYRGWWDLIDSPKRIAIVGSRSVSEDGLRRTRRLVKLLVKDGYTIVSGLAKGVDTAAHTTAIDNGGSTIAVIGTPITEYYPPENKALQDLIAEKFLLVSQVPIWRYSTQDYRSNRLFFPERNATMSALAQATVIVEASDTSGTLAQARAALQQGRKLFILDNCFRNPKLTWPARFQAQGAIRVTGIDDIRAALG from the coding sequence ATGAATGACATTGACGCAGTGCTGAGCGACAAGCCGATTTCGCCGTCGCGGGAGATGGCGGCATACGAAGCGTTGTGGGCGCATCAAAAAGCGACTTTCAAGACGATCGCGGACTGTTTCCGTGACAGTCCGAATGCGATGCCCTCCGAGCTGGTTTCGGAAGAGGAGATTGATGCCGCGCTGCTGCAGGTGCGAGACAAGATTGCGCACGCGAATATTCATGATTTTGGTGTGCGTGTGCATGGTTCGGAGGACTACCCCGATCGGTTGCGCGATGCCGCGCATCCCGTCGAGCTCCTGTACTACCGAGGGTGGTGGGATCTGATCGACTCGCCCAAACGGATCGCGATCGTTGGCTCCCGCAGCGTCTCCGAGGACGGTCTGCGTAGAACTCGCAGGCTGGTGAAGCTGCTAGTCAAGGATGGCTACACCATCGTCTCCGGCCTGGCGAAAGGCGTGGACACCGCGGCACATACCACGGCAATTGACAATGGCGGCAGTACGATCGCAGTGATCGGTACGCCGATTACCGAGTATTACCCGCCCGAGAACAAGGCACTGCAAGACCTGATTGCCGAGAAGTTCTTGCTCGTGAGCCAAGTGCCGATTTGGCGCTACTCGACGCAGGACTACCGTAGCAATCGCCTGTTCTTCCCGGAACGTAACGCCACGATGTCAGCGCTGGCGCAGGCAACCGTCATCGTAGAAGCCAGCGATACGTCGGGCACTTTGGCGCAGGCACGGGCGGCGCTTCAGCAGGGTCGCAAGTTGTTCATCCTCGACAACTGCTTTCGCAATCCAAAGCTGACCTGGCCGGCTCGGTTTCAGGCTCAAGGAGCCATTCGCGTAACCGGCATCGACGACATTAGGGCAGCTCTTGGCTAA
- a CDS encoding Zn-dependent peptidase ImmA, M78 family encodes MSRGGIQGFESERLSQILAARRLSQAQLASLVGVSPATVSKWRSGNQAPERETLERLAGVVNVTPEWFTRAPSAKVSLPLFRSNASAHVAARAMLEARMEWAQDVALALSEFVDYPALNLPSRQFKEPDEITPDEIELAASECRDLWRIGRTAVPDLALAIEGAGVILIREETGISQIEGLSAWSDALGRPLVLLSADKDNGYRSRFDLAHELGHLILHRFIPRPTERDRHKQLEQQAHRFAGAFLLPAETFASEVRTPVTLDDLLLLKRRWGVSVAAIVMRLRALKILDEEAAQSLFKRRSARWGAKSEPGDGDRSPERPRLLRRTIDLLVEENVMPLDSIPRHIGLAAHDIEMLAGLSEGYFQGKPKIVQLARLRSVPSSDAPVATEGNVVPFRFTPKR; translated from the coding sequence ATGAGTCGCGGTGGTATTCAAGGCTTTGAGAGTGAGCGCCTCAGTCAGATCCTTGCTGCGAGGCGTTTGAGCCAAGCGCAACTGGCCTCGCTGGTCGGCGTGTCGCCCGCGACGGTCAGCAAATGGCGATCGGGCAATCAGGCGCCCGAACGTGAAACCTTGGAGCGCCTTGCCGGCGTGGTCAACGTCACGCCCGAATGGTTCACCCGGGCACCCTCCGCCAAAGTGTCGCTGCCGCTGTTTCGCAGCAACGCGTCCGCCCACGTGGCGGCACGTGCGATGCTGGAAGCGCGCATGGAGTGGGCGCAGGACGTCGCGCTCGCGTTGTCGGAGTTCGTGGACTATCCAGCATTGAATTTGCCGAGCCGGCAGTTTAAGGAGCCTGATGAGATCACGCCTGACGAAATTGAACTGGCAGCGAGTGAATGCCGCGATCTTTGGCGTATCGGCCGTACTGCGGTGCCGGACCTGGCGCTGGCTATTGAAGGCGCTGGCGTAATCCTGATCCGCGAGGAAACTGGTATTTCGCAGATCGAGGGCCTGTCGGCATGGAGCGATGCGCTGGGACGGCCGCTGGTTTTGCTCTCGGCCGACAAGGATAACGGCTATCGAAGTCGTTTCGACTTGGCGCATGAACTCGGCCACCTGATCCTGCATCGGTTTATTCCCCGACCGACCGAGCGTGATCGCCATAAGCAGTTGGAACAGCAAGCCCATCGCTTCGCGGGTGCGTTCCTGCTGCCGGCGGAAACATTCGCGAGTGAGGTTCGCACGCCGGTGACGCTGGACGATCTTCTCTTGCTCAAACGCCGATGGGGTGTTTCCGTCGCTGCGATCGTGATGCGTTTGCGTGCGTTGAAGATTCTCGATGAAGAGGCGGCGCAGTCACTTTTCAAACGACGGTCCGCACGTTGGGGCGCCAAGTCCGAGCCGGGCGATGGCGATAGGTCGCCAGAGCGGCCGCGCCTGCTACGTCGAACGATCGATCTTCTTGTCGAGGAAAACGTGATGCCCCTCGACTCGATCCCCAGGCACATTGGCTTGGCGGCTCATGACATTGAGATGCTGGCGGGTTTATCGGAAGGATACTTTCAGGGCAAGCCCAAGATTGTACAACTGGCTCGTTTGCGTTCAGTGCCCAGCTCAGATGCGCCTGTTGCCACGGAAGGCAATGTCGTGCCGTTTAGATTTACGCCGAAGCGTTGA